One genomic region from bacterium encodes:
- the metK gene encoding methionine adenosyltransferase, with protein MSPTYIFTSESVTEGHPDKMADQISDAVLDALIAKDPESRVACETFLTTGLCLVSGEMRTEAWVDIPGIVRDTICGIGYDRGDIGFDGNVCGVLSAIGEQAPEVALGVDNAPPEDPDVMGAGDQGLVFGYACRDTETLMPMPIHLAHRMAERLAEVRRAGTVPYLRPDGKTQVSVRYEGDVPVGVETVLVSAQHAAGIDLRRTIEPDIVEHVINPVLRPLFPEADPRILVNPTGSFVMGGPVADAGLTGRKIIVDTYGGMARHGGGAFSGKDPTKVDRSASYAARWAAKNLVAAGAADRCEIQVAYSIAIADPVSVMVETFGTHRVDPARIAPAVAEVFDLRPAVIIRELDLLRPIYGATAAYGHFGRERDEFTWERTDRVHELRSELGL; from the coding sequence GTGAGCCCCACGTACATCTTCACGTCGGAATCGGTCACCGAGGGCCATCCCGACAAGATGGCCGACCAGATCTCCGACGCTGTCCTCGACGCCCTCATCGCCAAGGACCCCGAGAGCCGGGTGGCCTGCGAGACCTTCCTGACCACCGGATTGTGTCTCGTCAGCGGCGAGATGCGCACCGAGGCGTGGGTGGACATTCCCGGGATCGTGCGCGACACCATCTGCGGAATCGGCTACGACCGGGGCGACATCGGCTTCGACGGCAACGTCTGCGGGGTGCTCTCGGCCATCGGCGAGCAGGCACCCGAAGTGGCCCTCGGCGTCGACAACGCTCCCCCCGAGGATCCCGACGTGATGGGGGCCGGCGATCAGGGCCTGGTCTTCGGCTACGCCTGCCGGGACACCGAGACCCTCATGCCGATGCCGATCCATCTGGCGCACCGCATGGCCGAGCGTCTCGCGGAGGTGCGCCGGGCGGGCACGGTTCCGTACCTGCGCCCCGACGGCAAGACCCAGGTGAGCGTGCGCTACGAAGGCGACGTTCCCGTCGGTGTGGAGACGGTGCTCGTCTCCGCCCAGCACGCCGCCGGGATCGACCTGCGGCGCACGATCGAGCCCGACATCGTCGAGCACGTCATCAATCCGGTGCTGCGGCCGCTGTTCCCCGAGGCCGACCCGCGGATCCTCGTCAATCCCACGGGGAGCTTCGTGATGGGCGGACCCGTCGCCGACGCAGGGCTCACGGGGCGCAAGATCATCGTGGACACCTACGGCGGCATGGCCCGCCACGGCGGCGGCGCCTTCAGCGGCAAGGACCCCACCAAGGTCGACCGCTCGGCCTCCTACGCGGCCCGCTGGGCGGCCAAGAACCTGGTTGCCGCGGGGGCCGCGGACCGCTGCGAGATCCAGGTCGCCTACTCCATCGCCATCGCCGATCCGGTCTCGGTGATGGTGGAGACTTTCGGCACCCACCGCGTCGACCCCGCCCGGATCGCCCCCGCCGTCGCGGAGGTGTTCGACCTGCGCCCTGCGGTCATCATCCGCGAGCTCGACCTGCTGCGGCCCATCTACGGGGCCACCGCCGCCTACGGGCACTTCGGCCGCGAGCGCGACGAATTCACCTGGGAGCGCACCGACCGGGTCCACGAGCTGCGATCGGAACTCGGCCTCTGA